A stretch of DNA from Drosophila virilis strain 15010-1051.87 chromosome 5, Dvir_AGI_RSII-ME, whole genome shotgun sequence:
TTGGGGCTTGGCTTGGTGAATTTTGTACTGTGAAAGCGAAAGTTGCGTGCAAAAAGTGGAGTTTAATGTACACatcacatataaatatatatgtatatgcctaAAAACTGAACAAACAACTCGAAATACAAACAAAGCGTGCTTAATcaagacaaaaacaacaacaataacaacaaccgAAACAACCTTCAAGAGTTCCTCAACGAAAAGCTTGAATATGCCAGCGGCCAGTTCTCATTCGCGCCTGTTCTTCTACCTGTTGTGCGTCGCTTCTCTCTTGGCCGTCTCGAAATCGGATACCGGTAGTACAAAGAACTCCTATTTTATGTCGTATTTCTATTATCTGGTTGTTAACTTTATCAATCCATTTGCAATGCCCATTTTTTATCGCTTTGTTCATGTCTGGCTCACATAAAACTTACGGCCAGTTCAGACTACGAACCTAACGAATTTGTAAATATCatgtatatagtttataaatgtgtatatatcgTAACTCTAGCTGTAAACAAGACTGCTATTCAAATGTGATCGGCTAATTGGGAATAGTATAGTTAGTTTTAATTTACACGTACCTGCTGGCGTACCTATGTGATAACTTATGTGAGGCACTCTGATATAATTGAGTAATAAAACATGTAAAATATACTTGATATGTGATGGTGTTTTATTTTACAGTAAACcttatatttttaagtatttatgtgtattttgATGGAAAAGTTGGCGCTTCAAATGGAGTAGTCTCTTAAGTTAATCCTGCAGTTAAGTCTCTAAGTCCCAACTATGCAATTGCTTAGGTTTATTACGAAAACAGTTTTCTAACTAATCTAACCTTGTTATATTCACATTACCCTgaccaaaaaacataaaaccgGCAATtctattatttcaattttcattaaatccAATCTAAGATCGGagctttgaatgccaaacAGCATATAAAACCGCACGGCgccaattaaatattatacaataTACAACCGAGTGGAACTCAAAGGGCCATAACAAGTTACAGTATGAGACGTGACGTCTAACCAATGCCAATAGACAAATAACTGCATTTACTGCTCGTAAGGCccgataaaaacaaaagcgaatGCCGAACATTAACCATATAGGGGACGTTCACAGACCAATATTAATCGCCCGTCCACGTTCTCGACGTACTTGAAggttgttatttatattttggtgGTTTCAACTAATTAGCACATTGCTCGCTTTAAAggcacaattttcacatgatcTGTACAACATTCTTGAGTCGCAGCCCAATAAGTTAGTAACAAATATTGGGCAGAGCGCGGAAGCACCCGGGGAGCGTGCTCATAAGCAATaccagttttgttttttttttgtaacagTCTCTCTCGCAGTCGCTCCGACTCGCTTGTCCATGATCTTGACCACGAAGACAGCGCTTCGTTTCGATACGCTCCACTGTGACTGTGGCCGCTGGCTGGCTCTCATTGACATCAAAAATAGTCGCAAATAGTCTCATCGGATCCGCTCAGCTGCCAGTCAAGGTTAATAGTTGAAACTGTTAGACGCCGAATATTGTTTGGACTAACGAGTGCCGGCTACGTCAGTGGCTTTGAAGCGGAACTGTTTAAGATGCGGAAGTTCGCCCAAGATGATTaagccaaaaatatatttacatttatttttcgtgtttatttttgaaaatgttgtttctgCGCAGCATCTTGTCTGTTGTTGCAGACAACTTGAGCTACTTTTAGTTAAATATCTTTTAGAAGTTTGCTAAATTGGGAACAAGGGCTCGGCGAACAGATGATATTTAATGATTTCCGAGTTGCCTCTATTGTAAATTGTACATTGGTTGCCAATTATGTATATAAGAGTGTTGGCCGGGTGAAGCCGCGTAATAGATGCTAGCTGTACAtagttgtatatttatatttctcatCATCTAAATTGATATCCTTGTACATATATGCTCATGGCTCATCACATTTACGCCTTCATTCATCCTCTCATAATCCTTGAATGCCATTGACAATACACTCACAGTGCCGCTGCAGCCACCTGCTGAGGACTTGGCATACGATGCCGCCTTGCAGTTGGGCATACTGACGCATCGCCTCAACCAGCTGGCCCACGAGGAGGAGTCTAGACAATTGGGTCTCACAAACTTAACTCTCAATTCTCTGGTTAGCcgcataccctgtaattgcGACACGGGACTGTGCAAATGCTGTGCAGGTATGTTCTCGCTTTGAGATCGACTTTCTATATGGTCAATTGCCTAATAATGTTTCTTTGTAGGCTTTCTCGCCGTGGTTGGCATGAACAGCTGCACAGAGGTCGCCTATCGGCCTGATGAGTTCTCCTTTGAGCTGCGCATGCgcgtcaacaacaacatttggtTCCGCCGCAAGGTATCCGGCCAGAATCCGCCACCCTTCTGCTTCAGGCCGCCGCGCTTCAATTTTGCTCGCGCCTGCATTCGATTCCATGATATATGGTTTGTTGGCCGTAATATGCACGTCTGCATGTACATGTCCGGCGAATTCCAGGGCTTTGAGCTCTTCGAACGGTAGGCCACCACAAGAAAAAACCTAATTCTTCATTCAATTACATTTGCATTACATTATTCTCATCTTAGCAACTTTGACTGCCTGTTGTTTGGTGACCATGGCGTTAAGATCGTTCCGCCCGAGCAGGGTTATCCGGTGAGGCCGAATGATGTGGACATAGATGATGCAGACGACGAGATCGAGGACTATGACGAGAATGTTGTGCGCGGCTTTGCCGAAAAGTTATTTGGTTGATCTGGCATAAGAACACAAAATCTCTATTCCCTATTAACTTATACCCATCCGATGACATACTATCTACTTCCTATTCGCAACTTCTTTCTTCAACTAATAATCACACAGTCCTTCCTGCGCCTAATCCCCAGTTCCTATCATTATCACAAACGCAACCTTATCCTCATCCTTCATCCTGCATCCCATATCGTGCATCCTATCCTATCCCTATCCTACCCCATACACCCTGCTATTTATTATCATAAAGCCCgcattgtttatttattaaagcaTCTGAAACGCTTTGTGGCTTGTCCTTTTATCCTGCGGCACTTGGCCGCCTAATCACTCGAAAGCAAAGCCCCCAAACCAAGTGGCCACCTGATGCGCCGCTGCCAAGTGTGAAAACTGCAAAAGGTGCGACGTGTGATGTTCAAAGGCAAACGAGTCTTCCGCACGCCTCCTCCTGCCTACCCGGGAGCCTTGGCAAATGCAGCCAGCGCATCCACATCCTGTTGCGTCTACCCCTGCACCTGGCTCTGCCGTGGCGCGCATTCAAgtgcaaaataaaacacaaagcGCATTCAAATTCTAAAGGATAATGCAACCGGGTTGCACCGCATGTGCAACTGCAGTCATATAGAGAAGGGGAGCTTGTCCTTTTTTGCCATATGCAGAATCACGTcgagctgcggctgctgcacttCGCTTGACTCGCAGTTGACTGTAATAAAGGACTATTTAGGGCGCCCGGCGAGGATGCAATCCACACAGCAGCAAGCACAGGACGAGAGCCCACGAGCCGCTGGCAAAGTATTATTTCGCACTTGAGGCCTCAATTTGAGACTGCATTCAAGTGCAAGTGCTGTGTTCGTTGGCCAGGGGCATGGGCAGGTGTCATGCAAATGTAAAAGGATATGGAAACGGGATTGTGCATGTGCAATGCATGTTTAACTCTTGTGGGCCACATCATTTGAATGCGGTGTGAAAGATGTTTAAGCAGCTTGGGAAAATATTAGAAATGGGAATGCGATACTAAGTAGCTTTATAATTAGCTGAAGTTTCAAGTTAAGTGGCATAGTTTTTAGCCTGAAGTCAAGTTTTTAACATGAGGTTTTTTCTAGAGTATAAACTTTAAATTTGCAATCAATCTTAAATACCTTATGATCCTTTTGCCTTGTTTAATGTATACCCAATTAGTGTTTCTAATTTCGGATAATTAAAAAACCATAAATCCCATTCACAATAACATCCTATATCTTTTATTACCCCATCTCTATTCTAACTTCCCCATCGAATTGCCGCATATCGCACAAAGGCGTCAATTATGTTGTTAAGCCTCGCATTGGTCATTGGCCATTAAGCTATTTAAAGGCCACTTAAGTTGCCATTAAACACATTGACCCCTTCGGACATGAAGACCAGCTATGTGTATACGGCAAGAGGTGTGAACAAAGCTGACCAAACATACCCCGACGGGCGactaatttaaaattcaaatttcgaGTGCgctcaaataaaatgcatttagcGTCCGTAATTGATttgtttacacacacacaacacacgcgACTCGAGTCGACCAACTGACCCAACTGACCAACCGAAGGGACAGATAGAcaggcaaacaaacacaaacaaggGAGTTAAGTACAGGAAAGGGGAGGGTAGGGGCTGCTACTGACCAGCGGCTAGCTCCGACCCGACCCTCGTTGTCAGCGTTGCCCAGCGcaacagatgcagatacaaatCACTTAAGGTCCGCTCTGCTCCGGTCACTTGATGCGATATGCAATGATACCTTTTTTTCTGTTCCCTGAGGTCAATTATGTTATTTCCGGTTTCGTGTGGTCAGTCAACAAAAAAATTCAATAGTGGACGAATAGATATTGACCGACTAGAAAACACCCTCCACCtggcaacatatatatacatatacatatacatatatatgcttgtTGCTATACGCTTAAGCCAAGGCTGCGCTTGTTCTGTATTACACTCTATGAAAAACTAAATCTTAAGTTAATTCTGGATGCACTGTCCGATTACTATGAAGCTTTTATTGACTAATGGTCCATGTTCTAGAGCTTATATAAAtctaccaaaaaaaatatgtaagcctaaataaaatgcattttctggGCTTCTTATGCTGGGTATCAATGCACTGATGCACATCTATTCTCAAATactgtttattattatatttaaagtgtacagggtattagaaaaaatgaaattgaagtGTCATGGTCAAGTGGTTAGATCCGTGCCAAAGTGAGCCCCAGGGCATACACAAcccacgcacatacacacacacaaactcagtcacgcacacagacacacataagcaggattttgttattatatcTTTCTCGATTACACAACCCAAATAGATGGCAAAGTTGTAATTGAATAAGACCTAGCGAAGCCTCGGGAAAGTCAGGGTGTGGTCAATGGGTCAAAGGTGTGTCGGCATATGGAATTATATAGCAAACATAtgatgaagaaaaaaaatgtgcataCAAACGAATTCAAGTGGATTTCATTGCTTAAAGTTCAGTAAGTTGagctttctttttcttttgggcCATGTCTGGCAAGCGAAAGAAATTTGGAAACTACCCccaaaagtaattaaaaacatGGTCGTCGCTGGAGACGCCGACGCCGGCGACGAATGTTAATCAAAACGGAATAtagaaaaatacaagaaaatttCTCCgagcagcagccggagcagGAGCAAAACAGCAGCAGTCAGTGCAGAGTGCAGAGAATAGACAGAGACATTGTCCTTGGGGtataatttcttttaaatttctaCATTACGCTTAGGGGAACTATGGGACTGGGCAATCGGTAGTCCGAATTCCAGACGTGGGtgaacaaaagaaaaattctTGTTAATTACTGGGTGAGAGTTTGTAGACTATGAATctatatttaagaaattagGCATGGGTTCTACTAGTTAGATATCTGAGAAGATTTGAGAAATTTCgcgaatataataaaaaacagctcataaataatttttaaaattatttgaacaGATTTAATGTATATTGTACATTTCTTctgtttcaaatattttatatggcaAATACTTTTGGAAAGACCCTTTTTTATAGACAACAGCACAACAGCTACTTAATTAGGAATCATTATATTCCACATTCCTCTTTGCTATTCTAgactatttataaaaattttcaacaaatttattGATATCATTAGCGCATATTATTAACATAGACCCAAATGTTGAGCATAACAAATAACTGAGGCATTAATTAAACTTATCGAACAGGCCAGGAATTTCGGGTCCTGCATATGGATGAGTGTTTCGTTCGCGCCAGATGACGCGCAATTTGTTTGTtcgaaacaaaaaattttaacaatttttcataAGATATCTTTGACGAGAAATCTTAAGAGACAAACAACTGAAGGAAACGCGGCAAAAAGCGAAAGGAtacgcacaagcacacacacacacacacactgtaaTGGTGGGGAGGTTCGGGTTCAGTTTTTGCCTTTCGTTTGGCcatctaccaaaaataaaaacaaacggccGTGGCTGTTGCCTAACCGGGTGCATAGGGATTGGAGGTTCGCACTTCTTGCTAATACTCGGACAATAGCTCGTCGGACTGGTCGGGGTTTTTTCCTTTCCCTTTTGCACTTACCATAAACACATAGTTTAAGTgcgatcaaaaaaaataaaaaaaaaaacttattgatttaagtaaatccattgaaacaaaaaaaaaaaccggattCTAGTATGGGTACCATTAATGTGTTCCGACCGAACACCCAAAttcaaactattcaatttcGCGTAAGTGAGAGAACTAAGGTGTTGatcgtctctctttctctttaccctccctaccttgacaagcaaaaaaaaaaaaatggaatgtggATGCTTGTCCCTATTTCAGGTTCTTAAACCATCACTATAAATTGCAAGCGGCTAACATGGGTACTTGacagataaaacaattaattatggaattaggatatcatatcatataagctaatataattcgtttattcacgcattgttcaattttgttgccaattaatagcaaggtgagtataactctatttacaagaaaaaatatacagtttccaaacaaaatttgaatccaAAGTTAATATGATGAATGAGCAATAACTAGTTTAAATcccataaagaaattaagggGAAGGAGAAATTCACCAACATTATCTTGAGACTTGACGgatagtaattaatttaccgtcttgctaaattaactgcatttaaatgttcatgtgtgtatataattacatatatctataggcATTGGTTTAAACTCTTACTCACGCGATATCCTTCGAAGCAGACGTTGGGCCCAATGTATACGACGATTATGATCGCTGttgctaaatattacaaaagaaatttataagtatataaacacatgtatatatatatatatatatatatatatatatgagcaacggtcaaggtcggtggtgtaggaatttcctctcgctttaacttatttaggcatattcattgcacattttgttttaaagaaattagtaaaagaaaaaaaaaattaaaggaaataaaaattaaaactaaggatctattagccgtccatcttggcaacgttaaacaattaatggaattatatGGCAATGCTGCTAAGCAAGCGAAAGGGGTACACCAAAAGTAATACAGACTCGGCTCCTTTGTTACTCTCTGCAGGTTACACTATATGCTTAGTGCATGCGGTCCCGATGGTGCTGCATAAATAGTAAGCGTTTCACCCGCTTGACGCCGTTTTCCGAGGCTATGCCAGATGTTGTTCTTCGCAAGACAGCGGCTGATaagtaaaatagcaacaaaattggttcTGCTGGGTTGCTAAGTGCGACACGTGCTCTTGGTGTTGCCCTTGTCTGGTCCGATCTCCCCCTCTGGTAGTGCCGACTAGTACGTCTAAATCTAGTCAACTGAGCAGGCACGGAAACTGTGGAAGCCTTAATTAGTTCCAAGTCTCAACACtagcacatataaataccttttctttaagggtcaccccgaatcacaattaggttagtgggtcgagttgttatgaaggtttttggtttctattagcgtaccaaaagaacacttccaaactgtaccacaattgcagccttggtcgttgatgtctttgcaaaaattatttgcaaagaaagaaaaaatgttatgaacttaactcgcacgcgcttcaaatatatctgacatgctgagctgtacttttaacctttactacttcccaacgacaaaaaaaataaggaagctttcaaaagctctacatcacgcgattatattttaaaacggtactatggcctgatcttatcacctttttcctctctattcgccctattcggttgcgcatgccctcagctgtgcaataaacgaagaattggcttccagcgcggtcggtaaagcagtaactaaactagagcagctgatcaacaagcagattcgtttggggagtgcaaagcagccactacaacacacacacgtatacatAAATAGATACGTATATATAAAAGCACACGCAAATGGAATGAGAACTTATGTACAGGACGTAAACGCGACTTTCATGCGTGATGTGCGTGAAAATTTCCCCtctgtgtaagtgtgtgcgtgtgtatatacaGAAGGTAAATAAGGAACAGCGAAGTCTTTCCATTTGGGGTAGCGTTTCGGCCAAAAGGGTTAAAAATCTGTGCCTACGCGAGCAGCGCTCAACATGCGTGAGccgtatgaatgtgtgtgtgtgtgtctgataacagcgttgccagctTGTCAGCAGAATTATCTTTTAGAGCGGCAATACTTGGCAAAGAGGACAACAAtggaaaacaaacaaagtcATTTACATAACTAACGAAGTGGGTGAACAAAGCTGCTGGAAGAAGCCAGAAAGAGAAAGTGTGAGTAAAGAGTGTGGGTGTGGGGTGGGGAGCTGCAGGACGAAAGGATGTGCATGAGGATGGCGCGTGTTGGCGGTTTGTGGCTAAGTAAAATGGCGACCGGCAGGCAacttaaattttatgtgtcaatttttacattttgtgtcATCTTatcaggagcagcaacagcagcagcagcgggtaCGGGTAGTCGGAGAGGAAACGTGGGATATGGAGTTGGAAAAGGGGCTCTAACCATCATTAGGTATTCAAGCTGGCAAGTAAAGCCTTTCTCTCAGCTAAGacgcattgttgttggccattCACAGTGCTCATAATGAATATGATGGGTTTTATCAATGCGGTTCAGCATGGCGAAATTCAGCGGGTTGTCCGAGTTGGTCAATGGGGAGCAATTTTGTTGGCTAACATTGCAAAAATTCTTAGAGCCTAGCCCGCTGCCCATTTGACACAACTGACGCCATAATCTGCCCAATTTCTGTGGCATTTAGAAACTTAGTACTTTGCATAAACCATACCATTAAAATGTTAAGAAATTTTCTTTGTCAGAGCTTGAGATGCATTTAGTATATCCTTTCTTCAAATGATATTATGCCCGACAAGAGAATAAGGCGAATTTCTAACTGCATTgactaatatttatatttgaaaatcatgAATAGACCGAAACTGGACATAGTATATATAGACTGTAACCAAACCGATCCATTTTGTTGACCTCAACACCAGTTGGTTGGCCAAGAAGGCAACATGCCGGAGACATAGTTGATCCCGCCTAGGCTCCTACCCACAAAGGATCGGTGCACGGATAGGGATAACCCTGGCAATTGGTAATGGGCGCAGGGCTCGGGTTCTGTGGAGTAAGTCCGAACAGCTTCAACCAGAATTGATGATTGCCGTGAGCAGTGCCCATGAGCAGAACCAGCGACAGGATAAGGACCTGTCGGTAATCATATATTATAGAAATCAGCCTGTTTACTGTACTAACAATTCACTTACCAATAGACGaatcatttttaaaagtttcttTAACAACTGAAGCTTGTAGACAGAACAAGTGCCGTTTGCAACTGATGCTTTTGGATAGAAAAACGGCTCTATTTAAAGCACCCGATTTTGTGTTCACAGTGTTCTCAAATTAGAATTCTGAATGGAAATacgcaaatattatttaaatatcacAATTCGTCATGGGGCTAGACCTTACAGTCTGGCATCGCTCGTGTGCGAGCTATGACACCGCAGCTAATGAGATCTGCGAATATGTGGAAAATGTATATACACTATCCAAATCTTCTATATCGCATTTCTTGGTAAGTACATAGGTTTCTTTTTGAATGCCTCATAACTATTAGTATTATGGATACAATATACACAGTTCGTTAACTTGGACATTCTACAAACCGTACAGTAAATTACGGGATTCTTTTTTCAGTTGATTTAATTACTTGCTCAACCTTCAAGTATCAGGCTTCTGAAGCATTTCCCAAATTATAGACCAGATTTAGTTAGCCCatgaaagaaatatatatctgTGTTGGTTCCTTGTTTTCCTTATTTCTTTGTTCTTCTTATTTTATAGCGGAGCCATAAGTTATAAGAAATAATTTGAATTCCAGAAACTTGTATTATTGAATGCATAGAATTCACCGCAGAACATAGTAGTTCTTacatttcaataataaatatctCAAATCCCAAATTCAGAAACTAAAATATAATTGTTGTCTTAAAAGTTTATTGTTTCAAAAGCACAGTATATAATATTTCATATCTTTTAAAGAATATAATTCAAACAtcttaattaattgttttgaaATCATATAATAATTCATATCTTTTAAGGAATACAATTCGACATTTATCAgcatttcacattttcaaacaaattagcGTCTGTTCCTCTGCAGTCCATCCATCTTTCTGTCAATCAAGGCGCTAACCCATCGGCCACCCAACCTGAGGTCTATTCAACCCATTAGCCAATCCGCCTGTGAATCCGTTATCCAAACCGCCAACTGAACCACCAGTTTGTTGTTCATTGCTTTCACCATTTAAGCCGCCGCCATTCGGATTGCCTTGTAGTCCATCAGGTACTCCGACTCCGTTGTTAGTTCTCTCCGGAGAGATACCGCCTGGTATTTGTGCTTGCTTCACTCCAGAAGGCGGCTTGTCTCTGTTGTCCGGGCCAAATCCTCCGCGTGCTTGTGGCCTTTGATTGTGAAAAAAGACTAGCGAATCCTCGCCAACATATGCCGGATAGGGTCTTCGGACATGTGAAACGCCCAGAGGCGATTGGGGACTCTTTATAATCGTAATCAGATCGCTGCCATCTCCCACCTCAGCGGTGACTCGTTTACCAGATACATGTGGGGGATCTTTCTTATCGGACGACGTGCCCagaattgaattaattaattttatgggTATCGCCGCAAATGATCGAAAAGTATGCAAAGATTTTTCGGCCTCATCCAGGAATTCGCTCAGATCTGCCTCAGAGCTGCCACACAACAAAGCCAGGGACAGAAAAAGTATCTGTTAAATGTGAAAAGGCTCAGAGATTCGTATCGGACGACTTAAAAGATTCGACTTACAACCAAACGTGACATGACAAAGTCTATACCTTAAACTTAGAAAATACCTGGAAAACTGTCACGCCATTGCGACAACTGCAGTttatatagcaaaactaagtctataattaaatataataataatgcaaatgcaaagctAAAAGTTCAGCATAAGGTGAAAACGATTCTCAACTGGCTTCAACTTCTATTAATACTTGTAACTTTTGGTATCTTGTGTGTTGCACGAGCATTTAAGATAAATGGaactttattttatgttttttgaaCCGAACCTTTGCATTCTGGGGATCGTTATGAAGAACACAGTACATACCTAGAAGCATTTAAGAAATTTCATGTGGATCCTTAGAAAACAAATCCCTATAGTTTCAGCCAGAATATATTTGAGTTTAACAAGATCTTGAATATTTCTTTCTTTATATAAACTCCTTtaacatattataaaaaatccttatatattatatgcttCTATAGTTATTTAAGCGTATATATTATCATTAAATTTCATATCTAAgagaaaaataagtttaaatttGTATGAATGCGAATtagctatttattttttaaaatttatatacagtCCGAGCTATTGATCACAATTATTTCCCGAAGGTATTGTCATTTTTCAATGCTCATTAATGACCTCCAAGTCAAGTTTAAGTTGGAAGTCAAATTTATCGCCGATTAGCTCAGCatctaattaatattatagCGGCGGGTTCTAGTCTTCGGCTCATCGGCATGTCCATTGTTACCGTCATAAGCACTCGAACTTATGTTAAATCTATCGACCAAAATTCCAATGTTATCGTCGACCAGATTCCGCACAGATTCTGCAAATTCTGTATTTGACAGTGCAATCGCTTCACGTTCCAGGCTTAATAAAAGGCTAATCGCACCGCCCAATTGCTTGACAGCAAAATTGACACGCTTCATTAATTCTGCATTCAGGACCTCCTTGTTAAGCGAACCTTCTGTACTTGACGACAATTGTTCAGTGAATTTAACATGGTTCGTAGGCACCGATTCGGAACTCTGTTGAGCTTCCTGTGCCGATGTAGGGACCTGACCTATAGCATTTGCCAAAGCCATATCCATATAAGCTGAACTGAGCAGCATGCCTATGAGAATGATGGGCAAAAGCATGTCTTTACGGAAAATGGTTAAAGAACTGCTGAAACCTGCAGCCAACAACATGGGCAGCACCTGCAAAAAGCTTAGCGATTAAGGGAATCGCTCTGTTAGAGCTCTTTATCAGGCGACTAACAATCAAGCTATAATAATGCCACTACGAAGCTCTGACAACTGTCACTCCAAACGGGCAACTGCAATTTTTATAGCAGAGCGAACAGCTGATTTTATGACGAATCGTATGTAAAGATCGCAGGTTCAGGGGTTCGGCATGGTGTTAAAACTTTACATATTTAACTGCGTCATTTTGCTGAAAATGTTACTTGGGAAAAACAGATGATCGTGACAGAATATATGAGTATTATTTGTTTCTAATCGAATCATTGTTCATTGTTcatgtaaaaaaaatgtataaacataaatatatttgatggCTGGAGTTAATTAAAACTCTTTCAGTATTAAACTTCAAAGTTCGAATCCAATTAAAGAGAGTTCAGGACTTTTATATACTTTCTATATTTACATCTTTATGCAATTTCAACACAATGtcataatttatttgcaaaatttttaGCAGATCTTTCTCTTTAGCGCCTGTTCGAAAACATCGTTGAGTTATTGGCTTAAAATCCGTAATAATTCTTAATTTTCAATACTTTTGGCATGTTAtgcaaaaacaagaaaaattgcGCATTATTAATGGAGAATACTTGTAAAGCGGAAGCGGAAATAAACAGGATTTCAGCAAGGCaaagataaaatatatatagcgaTTGTCCTGGAGCAGGGTTACCCCAGATGCTAGATTTGATTTATAAATACTCGACATGAAATTTATGGAACGTGAATGAAAATGGCGCACACGACATCCAAAAATTGAACACATTACGCATTTTCAGATGCGAATACAGAAATGCCAGTCAACCCTTGGTGCAAATGCTGTCAGAGTTTTGTAGCAAATTTTTTGTGTATTGGGGATATATGCATATGAGTTTTTTTCGTGCCACCAGAAGTTGCCCTTGCCAGAGGGTGGCCGATGCATGTGAGGCTGGAAGGGTTGGCTGCAGGGGGGAAGTTTCGAttgttaaaaaagaaaaaagacgCCATCTTCAACACTttgccaaatattttattatttgttcaCAAATGGGCAATTTCGAACACTTTATGCCTTTTGCTGTTCATATTTTATGCGCTGTCCCCTGTGAGAGAGTAGGCGAATATATAGCTGTTGCGCCTTATTTGATTGCTCAGAAATTTATATgccattttaaaaattaacgaCCTTTGACTGATTCGCGCTGATACACAGACAGCATTTGCT
This window harbors:
- the LOC6627109 gene encoding uncharacterized protein encodes the protein MPAASSHSRLFFYLLCVASLLAVSKSDTVPLQPPAEDLAYDAALQLGILTHRLNQLAHEEESRQLGLTNLTLNSLVSRIPCNCDTGLCKCCAGFLAVVGMNSCTEVAYRPDEFSFELRMRVNNNIWFRRKVSGQNPPPFCFRPPRFNFARACIRFHDIWFVGRNMHVCMYMSGEFQGFELFERNFDCLLFGDHGVKIVPPEQGYPVRPNDVDIDDADDEIEDYDENVVRGFAEKLFG
- the Ebp gene encoding ejaculatory bulb-specific protein 1, which gives rise to MSRLVILFLSLALLCGSSEADLSEFLDEAEKSLHTFRSFAAIPIKLINSILGTSSDKKDPPHVSGKRVTAEVGDGSDLITIIKSPQSPLGVSHVRRPYPAYVGEDSLVFFHNQRPQARGGFGPDNRDKPPSGVKQAQIPGGISPERTNNGVGVPDGLQGNPNGGGLNGESNEQQTGGSVGGLDNGFTGGLANGLNRPQVGWPMG